CGAGCGTCGCGCCGATCTGGCGGCCATCGGTGAACGCGATCGCGGCCGGGCCGTCCCACGGCTCCATCATCGCGGCGTGGTATTCGTAGAACGCGCGGCGGTTCTCGTCCATCAGCGTGTGCTGTTCCCACGCTTCCGGGATCATCATCATCACCGCGTGCACGAGCGGGTAGCCGGCCATCACGAGCAGCTCGAGACAGTTGTCGAACGAGGCGGTATCGGACTGGCCCGGGTAGATCAGCGGCCACAGCTTCGGCAGGTCGTCAGCGAGCACGTGCGACGCGATCGCGCCGGTACGCGCGTTCAGCCAGTTCACGTTGCCCTTCACGGTGTTGATCTCGCCGTTGTGCGCGATCATCCGGTACGGGTGAGCCAGTTCCCACGCCGGGAACGTGTTGGTCGAGAAGCGCTGGTGCACGAGCGCGAGCGCCGACACGACACGCGGGTCCTGCAGGTCGCGGTAGTACACGCCGACCTGGCCCGCGAGCAGCAGCCCCTTGTAGACGACCGTGCGCGCCGACATCGACGGCACGAAGTATTCCTTGCCGTGCTTGAGCTTGAGCGCCTGGATGCGATGGCTCGCGGTCTTGCGGATCACGTACAGCTTCCGCTCGAGCGCGTCCGTCACCATGATGTCCTTGCCGCGACCGATGAAGATCTGGCGGATCAGCGGCTCGCTCGCCTTCACCGTCGGCGAGATCGGCATCGCATGGTCGACCGGCACGTCGCGCCAGCCGAGCACGACCTGGCCTTCTGCCCGCACCGTGCGCTCGAGCTCCTGCTCGCACGCGAGCCGCGACGCGTTTTCCTTCGGCAGGAAGATCATCCCGACCCCATATTCGCCAGCCGGCGGCAGCGTCACGCCCTGCTTCGACATTTCCTCGCGATAGAACGCGTCCGGAATCTGGATCAGGATGCCCGCGCCGTCGCCCATCAGCGGATCGGCACCGACCGCGCCGCGGTGGTCGAGGTTCTCTAGGATCTTCAGACCCTGCTGGATGATCTCGTGGCTCTTCTTGCCCTTGATGTGAGCGACGAAGCCGACGCCGCAGGCGTCGTGTTCGTTTTGCGGGTCGTACAGACCTTGTGCGGCGGGCACCGCGGCGAGCGGCTGCTGATGGTCGTTCATGGGGACACCGTCGTAAAGGGGCCTCGAGGGCCGTTGAACCATTTTTTTGTTGCCGTCGTTCCCGCTCCCGACGGGAGACGGCACGGCCGACAGTGGATGGGCAAGCTTCGCCCGGGCCACCGGAATTCGGAATATACGCGACGAATCAAAGGAATAGCAACAAAAACCGCTTGATCGAACCCCAATTAAACGCATGCTCCGATCTGGTGCCGTTTTATTAGGGACGTATCGCTTTGGTGCAAAAAGAAGCGGCGCACGCAGCGCCGCCTCGTGATCCGCCTTTCCCGCGTTACTGCTGGATCGGCGGCGTGTTCTCACGCACCTTTCTGGGGCGTCCGCGGGGCAGCGGCGAGACGCGCCGGTTCGCGGTGCGCGCCGCCCACTCGCGGTAATGCTCGCCGCCGAGCACCCAGCCCTTCAGCGTCGCCTGCTGGAGCTGATCGGCCTGCCGCTCGTCGAGCGGCTGCTCGCAGAGCTCCTTGTACGCGCGCTGACGGTCGAACGGCGTGTTGCCGAGCGCCCAGTAGAGCGGATGGTCCGTGATCAGGCTGTCGACGGTGAGTCCGACGTGGTGCCGGTAGCTCGACCAGCGGTATGCGTCGGCCGTCGCAGCCAGCTGCGCGCGCACCGGGCTCATCTCGACCACGCGGCTCGCGAGCAGGAAATAGCGCTCGCCTTCGATCACGGTCGCGCGATAGCGGCCTTCCCACAGGGTGCCGCGCCGCGAATAACGCCGGTTGAAATGCGCGACGTAGCGGCGGCCGACCGCCTGCATCGCCTTCGGCAGGCTCGCCTCGTCGCTCGGCGTCACGAGCAGCTGCACCTGACGCGGGAGCAGCACGTAGGCATGCACCGAAAGATGGTGATCGCGCGCGGCGGCCTTCAGGCAATCGATGAAGAGTTCGTAATCCTGGTCGTCGACGAACGCGGGTTGCTGATCCAGGCCGCGCAGTATCACGTGCTGCGGCTGGTCGGGAACGTAGAGTCGTGCTAACCGTGCCATGCTGAATGTCCGTTTGAACGCGTTAGGAAATACCCGGGGGTCCGAAATTACGCATCTGCGTAGAATGCCTGTCCCCACGGGGCGCGGAAGCGTACGGTCGTGCGAATCCTAGGGAGAAAGCTCTAACTTGCGAGCTTGTTTGGTTTTAAACGCAGTCGTCATAATGAGCACGCCTTTGATCGGAGGAGACACAATGAAACGAAAACTAGCCATTACGAGGGCCATAGCGCTCGCATTTGCATTTGCGGGCGGTACGGCACACGCACAATCCGCAGGTGATTTCTACGTCAGCACCGGCTGGCTGCACTTTGCGCCGCAGGACAGCAGCGATCCGCTGTTCGTGTACGGCGTAGGCGGCACGCCCATCAACCAGTCGATTCCCAACACGGGCGCCGGCATCAACGACGCCGACACGCTTGGGCTCGCCGCGGGCTACTTCGTCACCGACCACATCTCCACCGAGCTCGTCATGGGGATCCCGCCGAAGTTCGACATTACCGGCAAGGGTCAGTTCTCACAGTTCGGCGTACTCGGCCGTGCGTACCAATGGAGCCCCGCCGTATTGCTTCGCTACCACTTCAACGACGCCAACGCGAAGTTCCGTCCGTATGTCGGTGTCGGCGCGACGTATACCTGGTTCACCGGCGCAAAGATCACCAACGGCAGCTTCGAGAACGGCGTGCTCGGCGGTCCGACCAGCGCGACGACCAGCAACCAGTGGGCGCCCGTGTTCAACGCCGGCTTCACGTACAACTTCACGAAACACTGGTTCGGGGGCCTGTCGATCTCGTACATCCCGATCAGCGTGACCGCGACCTTCACGACGGCCCGCCGGACGCCGGTCGGCACCCTGACCGAAACGTCGAAAGCTAAGATCTCGCTCAATCCGATCGTCACGTACCTGAACCTCGGCTACCGCTTCTAAGCGTAGTCGAATATTTGGGGAATGGTTAATCCTGCTGCAATTTGTAGCGGATTTTTCCTTGAGTAACGGGCGCGCGATGCAAAACGCCCCGGTCGGAATCCCGCCGGGGCGTCGTTTTTTCGCGTCAGGCACGTTTCCGCGCAGGGTATTTCCCGATGCGAGGCGTTACACGATGTCGTCGAGTGCCGTCGGGCCGATCAGATCGATGCGGTCCGTGCAGACTGCATCGACACCCCAGCGCACGAGCTCGCGCGCCCGGGCCAGGTCGTTGACCGTATAGACCAGGATGCGCAACCCGGCCGCCCTGATCGCGCGCACGAGCGGCTCGTCGAGTTCGTTGTGGTTCGCGTGCAACGATACGCAGCCGAGCGCGCCGACGACCTGCGCGTGCCAGTCGTCCGGCACCGCTTCGTAAAGCATTCCGCGCGGTAGCGCGGGCGCCGCCTCGCGCGCCTGCTGCAGCGCGTCGAACGAGAACGACGACAGCAACGGCGGCACGGCGGCGCCGCGCCAGTACGCGGCCGCATCGGTCGCAACCCGCTGCCCCGTGTCGCGCTCGCGGCCCGGGCACGGCTTGATCTCCACGTTCGCCGCCAGTCCGTGTGCGATACACCGCGCCGCCGCCGCCTCGAACGTCGGCATGCGTTCGCCGGCGAAGCGCGCGTCGAACCACGCGCCCGCGTCGAGCGCGGCCAGCGCCGCATAGCGCATGCCCGCTGCCGGCCCGCTGCCGTTCGACGTACGGTCGACCGTGTCGTCGTGCAGCAGGAACGTCACGTCGTCGGCGGACAGCTTCGCGTCGAACTCGACCATCCGGTGACCGCGCCGCGCGCCCTCATCGAACGCGGCAAGCGTGTTCTCCGGCGCAAGCGTGCCGCCGCCGCGATGTGCGACGACGCGCGGATAGGGCCAGTCGGTACGGGAAGTCATCGTGAGCCTCGCAGCGGGTTCAGCAGGTTCGTCAGGGTCAGCCGGCACGCTTGCCGGTCTCGGGATCGAAGAAATGCAGCCGGTGCGCAGGCAGCGCGGCGCCCAGCGCCGTGCCGCGCGCCGGGCGATCCGCGTGCGGCAAGCGCACCGCGACGTCGTGGCTGCCCCAGCGGCCGTGCGCGAGATTATCCGCGCCGAGCAGCTCGCACGAATCGACCGGCAGCGTCGCCTGCGCGACGCCCGGCTGCGGCGTCATGTGCTCCGGCCGCACGCCCAGCACCCAGTCGCGCCCGGTGGCGATCGCGCTGCCGATGCCCGGCGCGCCGGCGACCGGCAGCGCCGGGCCGCCACCTGCGACCGTGAACGTCGCGCCATCCTCCGACAGCCGGCCGTGCATCAGGTTCATCGCCGGCGAGCCGATGAAGCCGGCGACGAACACCGTTGCCGGCTTCTCGTACACGTCGACCGGCGCGCCGATCTGCTCCGCGTAGCCGCGGTTCATCACGATCACGCGCTGCGCGAGCGTCATCGCCTCGATCTGGTCGTGCGTCACGTACACGCTCGTCGTCGCGAGCCGCGCATGCAGCCGCTGGATCTCGAGCCGCATCTGCACGCGCAGCTTCGCATCGAGGTTCGACAATGGCTCGTCGAACAGAAAGACGGACGGCTCGCGCACGATCGCGCGTCCCATTGCGACGCGTTGCCGCTGGCCGCCCGACAGTTCGCGCGGCCGCCGCGCGAGCAGCGGCTCGAGCTCGAGAATCTTCGCGGCCGCGGCCACCCGCGTGTCGATCGTCGCGCGCTCGATGCCGCGGATCTTCAGCCCGTAGCCCATGTTCTGCGCGACCGTCATGTGCGGATACAGCGCGTAGTTCTGGAACACCATCGCGATGTCGCGATCCTTCGGCTCCAGCGCGTTCACCACGCGGTCGCCGATCGCGATCTCGCCGTCCGTCACCGTCTCGAGCCCCGCGATCATCCGCAGCAACGTCGACTTGCCGCAGCCCGACGGGCCGACCAGCACGATGAATTCGCCGTCGGCGATCTCCACGTCGATGCCGTGCAGCACATGCTGCTTGCCGTCGTAGGATTTCCTGACGCCCTTCAAGCTCAGCGCAGCCATACTTGGTCCTTCTCCCGGTTGCCGTCCGTTGACTATTTTTCGGAATCGACGAGGCCGCGCACGAACCAGCGCTGCATCGCCAGCACGACGACGAGCGGCGGGATCATCGCCAGCAGCGTCGCCGCCATCACGTATTGCCATTCAGTCGCGGCGTCGCCGCTCGCGATCATCGTCTTGATGCCCACCACCGCCGTCGACAGCGACGCCTCCGTCGTGATCAGGATCGGCCACAGATACTGGTTCCAGCCGTAGATGAACGTGATCACGAACAGCGCCGCGATGCTCGTCTTCGACAGCGGCAGCACGACGTCCCAGAAGAAGCGCAGCGGCCCCGCGCCGTCGATGCGCGCGGCGTCCATCAGCTCGTCAGGCAGCGTCATGAAGAACTGGCGGAACAGGAACGTCGCGGTCGCCGACGCGATCAGCGGCAGCGTGAGCCCCGCGTAGGTGTTCGTCAGGTGCAGCGTCGACACGACCTGCACGGTCGGGAAGATCCGCACCTCGACCGGCAGCATCAGCGTGATGAAGATCAGCCAGAACGCCGTGTTGCGGAACGGGAAGCGGAAATAGACGATCGCGTAGGCGGACAGGATCGACACCGCGATCTTGCCGACCGCGATCCCGAGCGCCATCGCGAAGCTGTTGACGAGCAGCCGGCCGAACGGTGCCGTCGTGCCGCCGCTGCCGTGCCCCCAGATGTACGCGATGTTCTCCAGCAGGTGCGTGCTCGGCACCAGCGACAGCGGGATCGTGAACACTTCCTGCGCGTTCATCGTCGCCGCGCAGAACGCGACGTACACGGGAAACACGATCAGCACGACGCCCGCGATCAGCACCCCGTGGCAGAACAGGTCAAAGCCCTTGCGATTTTCGATCATGCGTATTGCACCCTGCGTTCGACGAAGCGGAACTGGATCACCGTGAGCCCGACGACGATGATCATCAGCACGACCGACTGCGCGCCCGAGCTGCCGATGTCGAGCCCCTGGAAGCCTTCCGTGAAGATCTTGTAGATCAGCGTCTTCGTGCTTTGCGCGGGGCCGCCGGCAGTGGCCGCGTCGATCACCGGGAACGTGTCGAAGAACGCGTAGACGAGATTCACGACCAGCAGGAAGAAGCTCGTCGGCGACAGCAGCGGCAGCGCGATGTTGAAGAAGCGCCGCACGGGCCCGGCGCCGTCGATCGCCGCCGCCTCGATCAGCGAGCGCGGGATCGCCTGCAGGCCCGCATAGAAGAACAGGAAGTTGTAGCTCACCTGCTTCCACACCGACGCGAGCACGACCAGGAACATCGCCTGGCTGCCGTTCAGCGCGTGATTCCAGACGATGCCGCCCTTCGCGAGCGCGTAGGTCACCAGGCCGATGCTCGGGTTAAACAGGAAGGCCCACAGCACGGCCGCGATCGTCGGCGCGACCGCGTACGGCCAGATCAGCAGCGTGCGGTACGCGCGCGCGCCGCGGATCACGCGATCGGCGCACGCGGCGAGCAGCAGCGACACGACGAGCCCGCTGACGGTGACGAGCGAGCTAAACACCAGCGTCGTGCGAAACGAGTCGAGATACAGCGGGTCGGCGAACAGGCGCGTGAAGTTCGCGAAGCCGACGAATTCGCTCGACGTGCCGAACGCATCCTGCATCTGCGTCGACTGCCACAGCGCGACGCCGGCCGGCCACAGGAAGAATACGGCGGTGATCGCGAGCTGCGGCGCGATCAGCAGGTACGGCAGCAGGCTCGCGCCAAAACGGGAACGGGATTGCATCGCGGGCATCCGGTCAGGCAAAACGGGAAGGAAGCCGCGCCGCCGGCCCGCGCGCGCGCATGCGCGACGGGGCCGGCGGCACGAACGCGATGCGGGCTCAACCGCCCGACTTCTCGAAGCGGCGCAGCAGTTCGTCGCCGCGCGACGCCGCCGAATCGAGCGCGTCCTTCGGCGACTTCTTCTGCGCCCAGACCTGCTCCAGCTCTTCGTCGACCACCGTGCGGATCTGCGGCATGTTGCCGAGGCGCAGCCCCTTCGTGTAAGGCAGCGGCGGCTTGTTCATCATCTGCTTGATCGCGGTTTCCGCGCTCGGGTTCTTCGCATAGAAGCCCTGCTGGCGCGTGAGGTCGTACGCGGCCGTCGTAACCGGCAGGTAGCCCGTTTCCTGGTGCCACTTCGCGGCGACCGGCGGCGAGGCCAGGAACGCGAGGAATTTCGCGACGCCCTTGTAGGTCGCCGGATCCTTGCCGGCCAGCACCCACAGGCTCGCGCCGCCGATGATCGCGTTCTGCGGCGCACCCTTCACGTTCGCGTCGTACGGCATCATTCCGGTGCCGTAGCTGAACTTCGCGAACTTCTGCACGTTCGCGAGCGCGCCCGACGACGTCGTCATGATCCCGCAGTCGCCGCTGTAGAACTTCGCCGACGCTTCATCCTTGCGGCCCGCGTACGTGAACGTGCCATCCTTTTGCATCTGCTGCAGGAACGCGATGTGCGCGATCTGCTGCGGCTTGTTGAACTCGAGCGCCGCGTCCGTGCCGTCGAAACCGTTGTTGCGGCTCGCGAACGGCAGGGCATGCCACGCGCTGTAGTTCTCGAGCTGGATCCAGCCCTGCCAGCCGGTCGTGAAGCCGCAGGCCATCCCGGACTTGCGCAGCTTCTCCGCGTCGGCCTGCACGTCGGCCCACGTCTTCGGCGGCTGGTTCGGATCGAGCCCGGCCTTCTTGAAGGCGTCCTTGTTGTAGTACAGCACCGGCGTCGAGCTGTTGAACGGCATCGACACGAGATGGCCCGTCTTCGCATCGCTGTAGTAGCTCGCGATGGTCGGCACGAATGCCTTTTCGTCGAGCGGCACGCCGGCCTGCTTGAACACGTCGGAGACGGGTACGACGGCCTTCTTCGCCTGCATCATCGTTGCAGTGCCGACTTCATAGACCTGGAGGATCGCCGGCGCGTTGCCGCTGCGATAGGCGGCGATGCCCGCTGCGAGCGCCTGGTCGTAGGTGCCCTTGAAGACCGGCACGATCTTGTAGTCGCTCTGCGATGCATTGAACTGCGCGGCGATCTCGTTCACCCGTTCGCCGAGCGCCGACTCCATCGCATGCCAGAACTGGATTTCCGTCA
This window of the Burkholderia cepacia GG4 genome carries:
- a CDS encoding sn-glycerol-3-phosphate import ATP-binding protein UgpC, translating into MAALSLKGVRKSYDGKQHVLHGIDVEIADGEFIVLVGPSGCGKSTLLRMIAGLETVTDGEIAIGDRVVNALEPKDRDIAMVFQNYALYPHMTVAQNMGYGLKIRGIERATIDTRVAAAAKILELEPLLARRPRELSGGQRQRVAMGRAIVREPSVFLFDEPLSNLDAKLRVQMRLEIQRLHARLATTSVYVTHDQIEAMTLAQRVIVMNRGYAEQIGAPVDVYEKPATVFVAGFIGSPAMNLMHGRLSEDGATFTVAGGGPALPVAGAPGIGSAIATGRDWVLGVRPEHMTPQPGVAQATLPVDSCELLGADNLAHGRWGSHDVAVRLPHADRPARGTALGAALPAHRLHFFDPETGKRAG
- a CDS encoding transposase, yielding MARLARLYVPDQPQHVILRGLDQQPAFVDDQDYELFIDCLKAAARDHHLSVHAYVLLPRQVQLLVTPSDEASLPKAMQAVGRRYVAHFNRRYSRRGTLWEGRYRATVIEGERYFLLASRVVEMSPVRAQLAATADAYRWSSYRHHVGLTVDSLITDHPLYWALGNTPFDRQRAYKELCEQPLDERQADQLQQATLKGWVLGGEHYREWAARTANRRVSPLPRGRPRKVRENTPPIQQ
- the ugpA gene encoding sn-glycerol-3-phosphate ABC transporter permease UgpA codes for the protein MQSRSRFGASLLPYLLIAPQLAITAVFFLWPAGVALWQSTQMQDAFGTSSEFVGFANFTRLFADPLYLDSFRTTLVFSSLVTVSGLVVSLLLAACADRVIRGARAYRTLLIWPYAVAPTIAAVLWAFLFNPSIGLVTYALAKGGIVWNHALNGSQAMFLVVLASVWKQVSYNFLFFYAGLQAIPRSLIEAAAIDGAGPVRRFFNIALPLLSPTSFFLLVVNLVYAFFDTFPVIDAATAGGPAQSTKTLIYKIFTEGFQGLDIGSSGAQSVVLMIIVVGLTVIQFRFVERRVQYA
- the ugpQ gene encoding glycerophosphodiester phosphodiesterase; amino-acid sequence: MTSRTDWPYPRVVAHRGGGTLAPENTLAAFDEGARRGHRMVEFDAKLSADDVTFLLHDDTVDRTSNGSGPAAGMRYAALAALDAGAWFDARFAGERMPTFEAAAARCIAHGLAANVEIKPCPGRERDTGQRVATDAAAYWRGAAVPPLLSSFSFDALQQAREAAPALPRGMLYEAVPDDWHAQVVGALGCVSLHANHNELDEPLVRAIRAAGLRILVYTVNDLARARELVRWGVDAVCTDRIDLIGPTALDDIV
- the ugpE gene encoding sn-glycerol-3-phosphate ABC transporter permease UgpE; amino-acid sequence: MIENRKGFDLFCHGVLIAGVVLIVFPVYVAFCAATMNAQEVFTIPLSLVPSTHLLENIAYIWGHGSGGTTAPFGRLLVNSFAMALGIAVGKIAVSILSAYAIVYFRFPFRNTAFWLIFITLMLPVEVRIFPTVQVVSTLHLTNTYAGLTLPLIASATATFLFRQFFMTLPDELMDAARIDGAGPLRFFWDVVLPLSKTSIAALFVITFIYGWNQYLWPILITTEASLSTAVVGIKTMIASGDAATEWQYVMAATLLAMIPPLVVVLAMQRWFVRGLVDSEK
- a CDS encoding OmpW/AlkL family protein; the protein is MKRKLAITRAIALAFAFAGGTAHAQSAGDFYVSTGWLHFAPQDSSDPLFVYGVGGTPINQSIPNTGAGINDADTLGLAAGYFVTDHISTELVMGIPPKFDITGKGQFSQFGVLGRAYQWSPAVLLRYHFNDANAKFRPYVGVGATYTWFTGAKITNGSFENGVLGGPTSATTSNQWAPVFNAGFTYNFTKHWFGGLSISYIPISVTATFTTARRTPVGTLTETSKAKISLNPIVTYLNLGYRF
- the ugpB gene encoding sn-glycerol-3-phosphate ABC transporter substrate-binding protein UgpB, which encodes MMMKPAGTVVRSIALGGALMFGVQHAAFAVTEIQFWHAMESALGERVNEIAAQFNASQSDYKIVPVFKGTYDQALAAGIAAYRSGNAPAILQVYEVGTATMMQAKKAVVPVSDVFKQAGVPLDEKAFVPTIASYYSDAKTGHLVSMPFNSSTPVLYYNKDAFKKAGLDPNQPPKTWADVQADAEKLRKSGMACGFTTGWQGWIQLENYSAWHALPFASRNNGFDGTDAALEFNKPQQIAHIAFLQQMQKDGTFTYAGRKDEASAKFYSGDCGIMTTSSGALANVQKFAKFSYGTGMMPYDANVKGAPQNAIIGGASLWVLAGKDPATYKGVAKFLAFLASPPVAAKWHQETGYLPVTTAAYDLTRQQGFYAKNPSAETAIKQMMNKPPLPYTKGLRLGNMPQIRTVVDEELEQVWAQKKSPKDALDSAASRGDELLRRFEKSGG